The proteins below come from a single Zea mays cultivar B73 chromosome 8, Zm-B73-REFERENCE-NAM-5.0, whole genome shotgun sequence genomic window:
- the LOC103636306 gene encoding uncharacterized protein, which translates to MGKDAGEAQQPPDGAGGGAGGGAGGSRGGRFCCWCGRGGGAARVIRLQCVAALVLGVAVLLSALFWLPPFAGRGGGKEGPDPGDEFGAAIAASFRLHKTVPELSGNKSQLVLDIYEEVGIPNSTVVVNKLHPLDGSNWTNIIFSIVPFPENATISSTWLSILRSKFMSLVVRQSTIHLTKPLFGNSSYFEVIKFPGGITIIPPQTAFLLQKPHATFNFTLNYPIYKLQDRTNELKDQMEAGLLLNPYENLYIKLTNSEGSTILPPTIVETSIVLEVGNHQPSVPRMKQLARTITNSSSSSGNLGLNHTVFGRVKQISLSSYLRHSLHTGGGSDAPSPAPMHHHGHHGNHHHHHSHDDNRHLAPAPAPVHFAMPQPRYGAPPPSGCPYSKNKPNKRGPVTITPAAEPAANDHRSTSIALPPHPSSTSSASRSRHGPSMQGGAPVSHPPALPEPPLPTVSFAHPHLPSEHGTGISPAPSEEAATLADPAGMSQVAPAPHASYAARMQGDAPCRWILFLLALCTITSLLVR; encoded by the exons ATGGGGAAAGACGCCGGCGAGGCGCAGCAGCCGCCGGacggggcgggcggcggcgcaggCGGAGGCGCAGGAGGAAGCAGGGGCGGCCGCTTCTGCTGCTGGTGCGGAAGAGGAGGAGGAGCGGCGAGGGTGATTCGGCTGCAATGCGTTGCGGCACTCGTGCTCGGGGTGGCCGTGCTGCTGTCGGCGCTCTTCTGGCTCCCGCCCTTCGCGGGGCGGGGTGGCGGCAAGGAGGGCCCGGATCCGGGCGACGAGTTCGGAG CTGCTATAGCGGCAAGCTTTAGGCTACACAAGACAGTTCCTGAGCTAAGTGGAAATAAATCCCAGCTCGTATTGGATATCTATGAGGAAGTTGGCATTCCTAATTCCACG GTGGTTGTGAATAAGCTACATCCATTGGATGGATCAAACTGGACAAACATCATCTTCAGCATTGTCCCTTTCCCAGAGAACGCAACTATATCATCAACATGGTTGAGCATTCTTAGATCAAAGTTCATGTCCTTGGTTGTACGGCAGTCAACAATCCACTTGACTAAGCCTCTATTCGGGAATTCATCATACTTTGAAGTAATTAAATTCCCAGGAGGAATAACAATTATCCCTCCACAAACTGCTTTTCTTCTTCAGAAGCCTCATGCGACATTTAATTTTACTCTGAACTATCCGATCTACAAATTACAAGACAGGACTAATGAGTTAAAGGATCAAATGGAGGCAGGACTACTACTCAATCCATATGAG AATCTGTATATCAAATTGACAAATTCGGAAGGTTCGACGATTCTCCCGCCAACAATCGTTGAGACCTCCATTGTCCTCGAAGTTGGAAATCACCAGCCATCTGTACCAAGGATGAAGCAATTGGCACGCACAATTACCAATTCATCTTCATCCTCGGGAAACCTGGGTCTGAATCATACAGTATTCGGAAGGGTAAAGCAGATTAGCCTTTCATCCTATCTTAGGCATTCTTTGCATACTGGAGGTGGTTCTGATGCACCAAGTCCTGCACCCATGCATCACCATGGTCATCATGGCAATCATCACCATCACCACAGTCATGACGACAACAGGCATCTAGCTCCTGCTCCAGCTCCAGTACATTTTGCTATGCCGCAACCCAGATATGGTGCTCCACCTCCATCTGGGTGTCCATACAGCAAAAACAAGCCAAATAAAAGAGGGCCTGTTACAATTACACCAGCTGCTGAGCCTGCAGCTAATGATCACCGATCTACTTCCATTGCTTTACCACCACATCCATCGTCAACTTCATCTGCTAGTCGCTCTCGACATGGTCCCAGTATGCAGGGTGGAGCTCCTGTTTCTCACCCTCCTGCTCTACCAGAGCCACCTTTGCCCACCGTTTCGTTCGCTCATCCACATCTTCCAAGTGAACATGGAACAGGGATAAGTCCTGCTCCAAGTGAAGAGGCGGCAACACTAGCAGATCCTGCTGGGATGTCACAAGTGGCACCTGCACCTCATGCAT CTTACGCCGCCAGGATGCAGGGCGATGCTCCCTGCCGCTGGATTCTTTTTCTCCTCGCGCTATGCACCATAACGAGCCTGCTAGTACGATGA